CCGTTGCCGGAGCTGATCTGGCGCTGTTCGGACTCGTCTCCCGGCGCCAGCAAACCCATGTCGCGCTTCAACGCCAGCAGCCGCGTCTCGACGTCGTCGCCGATCTGCAGCTGGGCGAAGTCGGTCTCGAGCGTATCGCCGGTGAGCGCCTCCGTGACCTCCTGGGAGGCGAGCAGGTGGCGCTCGGAATCCTCGATCCGCTCGGCCACTCGCTCGAACGCGTCGAAAGCGGAGCGGTCGCTGAGACCGGCCATGGTCTCGTGGATCCGCTTCTGCGCCTGCGCGCGCTTCTGCTTGGCGATGAGCAGGTTCTTCTTGCGCTTCGCCTCCTCGATCTTGTCGTTCAGCTGGCGCAGCGACCCCTTCAACTTCTCGGTCTCGCCGGCTTGCCGATTCCACGTCGCCTCGAGGTTCAGCGCCCGCTCGGTGTGCTCCTGCTGACGGAGGAGTGCCTGCTTGGCGAGGTCATCGCGACCCTCCCGAACGGCCAGCATGGCGCGCTGCTCCCACTCCTGGGCCTGCTTGTGCTCGGTATCGCATTGCGCGCGCAGCTTTCGCTCGTCGGCGATCGCCACGGCCACTTCCTGCTTGGCCTTGGCCAGCTGCTCGCGCATGTCCACGATGATCTGGTTGAGCATCTTCTCCGGGTTCTCCGCCTTGGCGATCGCGTCGTTGATGTTCGAGCGGAGAAGCATGGAGAGCTTATGGAAGATTCCCATCGGTCAAGCCTCCTCCCCGGCGACCGCGGCAGCTCCCGTCAGCCCTGCTATTACCGGGGTGTGGGAGGACGCGGCGAAGACCATGCTCTCGTAGGAGTTGCGCAACTCCTCGAAGTCCAGGGTCTCCAACTCCAACGCGTCGGAGAGGATTATGTCCCCCTCCTCTATTCCATAGCTGCCGTGCACGATGTCCGTCGCGTTGAACTCCAGCAGTTGCCGGAACAGCGGAGCCAGATCCATGTCGGACATGGCCTCAGGCAGGTGCATGACCTTCAGTCGGAGCAACGCCACCGGCGGAGACCAGTTGACCACGACCGACGGAGCGCCGTTGGTGGGCTCTATCAGCCAGAGCCCGTCCTCGACCTCCTCGTAGTCGATTCCCATCCGGATCATGTAGCTCTCGAAATCGTCGCGCGTCATTTCGCCTCCGAGTAAGTAAAGTGCCGCTAGCTGGCACTACGTCGGCAATTATGGACTTGTTTCCCGGTGAACGCCACGACGGGCCGCCACGACGGGTCAGGCCGCCGCGGCCTCGTCCAGAAGCCCGGCCAGAAACGCGCCCGTGTGCGAGGCGGCCACGCCGGCCACTTCCTCGGGCGTCCCTTCCGCCACGATGAGCCCTCCGCCGTCGCCGCCTTCGGGCCCCAGGTCGATCACCCAGTCGGCGGTCTTGATGACGTCCATGTGGTGTTCGATCACGATGACCGTATTGCCGCGGTCCACGAGCCGATGCAGCACGCCGAGCAGCAGGCGCACGTCCTCGAAGTGGAGGCCCGTGGTGGGCTCATCGAGAATATATACGGTGTCCCCGGTATCCTTCTTCGACAGCTCCGACGAGAGCTTCACGCGCTGGGCCTCGCCCCCCGAAAGGGTGGTGGCCGACTGGCCCAGGTGTATGTAGCCGAGGCCCACGTCCGAGAGCGTCTGGAGGCGCCTCTTCAGCGCCGGGATCGCGTCGAAGAACTCCAGCGCCTCGTTCACGGTCATGTCCAGAGCGTCCGCGATGTTCTTGCCCCGGTACTGAATCTCCAGGGTCTCCCGGTTGTAGCGCCGGCCCCGGCACACGTCGCAGGAGACGTAGACGTCCGGCAGGAAGTGCATCTCGATCTTGACCAGGCCGTCGCCCGCGCAGGCCTCGCAGCGTCCGCCCTTCACGTTGAAGGAGAAGCGGCCCGGCGCGTAGCCCCGCAGCTTGGACTCGGGCAGTTCCGCGAAGAGCTGCCGCATGGGCGTGAAGAGGCCGGTGTACGTGGCCGGGTTGGAGCGGGGCGTCCTGCCGATGGGCGACTGGTCGATGTCGATCACCTTGCCCACGCGATCCACGCCCTCCACCGCCGAGTGCGCGCCCGGCAGGGTACGCGCGCGGTAGAGGTGGCGGGCCAGCGCGCGGTAGAGGATGTCGTTGACCAGGGTGCTCTTGCCGGAGCCGCTCACTCCCGTCACGGACACGAACGTGCCGAGCGGAAAGTGCACGTCCAGGTCCCGCAGGTTGTGCTCTCTTGCCCCCCGGACCACGAGCGCCCGCGACGGATCCGCCGGACGGCGGCGGGCGGGCATCGGGATCTCGCGGTCGCCGCGCAGATAAGCGGCGGTGAGCGAGTCGGGCGCGGCGAGCAGGGTCTGCACGTCGCCCGAGGCCATGACCTCGCCGCCGTGCCGTCCGGCCCGCGGCCCCAGATCCAACACGTGGTCCGCGGCCAGAATGGTGTCCCGATCGTGCTCCACGACGATGACCGTGTTGCCCAGATCGCGGAGCCGCCGCAGGGTCTCCAGCAGCCGCTCGTTGTCGCGCTGGTGAAGCCCGATGGAGGGTTCGTCCAGGATGTAGAGCACGCCCACCAGCCGGCTGCCGATCTGGGTGGCGAGTCGGATGCGCTGCGCCTCCCCGCCGGAGAGCGTCTCGGCGCTCCGTCCCAGCGCCAGGTAGCCGAGCCCCACGTCCTGGAGGAAGCGCAACCGGTCGGTGACCTCCTTGAGGATCGGGCCGGCGATCTCGCCCGGCAGCGCGTCCGGGCCGTGCGGCGCTCCCTCCCGCGAAACGGGCAGCCCCGCGAAAAACGTCGCCGCGTCCGCCACGCTCATTGCGACGGCGTCGCCCAGGGATCGCCCGTCCACAGTCACGGCGAGCGACTCGGCCTTGAGGCGAGCCCCCCGGCATTGCGGACAGGGCAGCGCGGTCATGTACGCGGCCAGTTGCTCGCGCACGGCGTCCGAGCCGGTCTCCGCGTAGCGCCGACGCACGTTCTCCAGGATTCCTTCCCAGGGCTCCTCGTAGGCGCCGTCGCGACCTGCGGTGCGATAGGGGAATCGCACCGCCTCCCCGCCCGAGCCGTGCAGCAGGACTTCCCGCACCTCTTCACGCAGCGAGCCCCACGGCGCGTTCGGGTCGAAGTCCAGGTGCTCGACCAGGCCCGGGATCACCGAGCGACGCAGGTGCCCGGAGGGGTCGCCCCAGGGCAGAACGACTCCCTCCAGGATGCTGATGCTGGAGTCGCCGAGGATCAGCTCGGGGCTCGGTTCGCGTCTCGTCCCCAGCCCTCCGCACCCCTGGCAGGCCCCGTAGGGCGAGTTGAAGGAGAACTGGCGCGGCTCCAACTCCGCCAGTCCGGTGCCACAGTGCACGCAGGCGAATCGCTCGCTGAAGAGCCGAGAGGCGGGCTCGCCGCCGTCGTGCCGCAGCACCTCGACGACGCCGTCCGCGGTGC
Above is a genomic segment from Gemmatimonadota bacterium containing:
- the uvrA gene encoding excinuclease ABC subunit UvrA translates to MPDELLIVRGAREHNLQNIDVEIPRDRLVVITGLSGSGKSSLAFDTIYAEGQRRYVESLSAYARQFLGVMEKPDVDVIEGLSPAISIEQKTAGRNPRSTVGTVTEVYDYLRLLWARVGVPHCVTCGRPVRRQSASQITDRVLTWPEGARIEVLAPLVRGRKGEFRELFEDLRGRGFIRARVDGEVHDLDDPPALNRYENHDLAAVVDRLVVRADDRPRLADSVELALRTADGVVEVLRHDGGEPASRLFSERFACVHCGTGLAELEPRQFSFNSPYGACQGCGGLGTRREPSPELILGDSSISILEGVVLPWGDPSGHLRRSVIPGLVEHLDFDPNAPWGSLREEVREVLLHGSGGEAVRFPYRTAGRDGAYEEPWEGILENVRRRYAETGSDAVREQLAAYMTALPCPQCRGARLKAESLAVTVDGRSLGDAVAMSVADAATFFAGLPVSREGAPHGPDALPGEIAGPILKEVTDRLRFLQDVGLGYLALGRSAETLSGGEAQRIRLATQIGSRLVGVLYILDEPSIGLHQRDNERLLETLRRLRDLGNTVIVVEHDRDTILAADHVLDLGPRAGRHGGEVMASGDVQTLLAAPDSLTAAYLRGDREIPMPARRRPADPSRALVVRGAREHNLRDLDVHFPLGTFVSVTGVSGSGKSTLVNDILYRALARHLYRARTLPGAHSAVEGVDRVGKVIDIDQSPIGRTPRSNPATYTGLFTPMRQLFAELPESKLRGYAPGRFSFNVKGGRCEACAGDGLVKIEMHFLPDVYVSCDVCRGRRYNRETLEIQYRGKNIADALDMTVNEALEFFDAIPALKRRLQTLSDVGLGYIHLGQSATTLSGGEAQRVKLSSELSKKDTGDTVYILDEPTTGLHFEDVRLLLGVLHRLVDRGNTVIVIEHHMDVIKTADWVIDLGPEGGDGGGLIVAEGTPEEVAGVAASHTGAFLAGLLDEAAAA
- a CDS encoding PspA/IM30 family protein, with translation MGIFHKLSMLLRSNINDAIAKAENPEKMLNQIIVDMREQLAKAKQEVAVAIADERKLRAQCDTEHKQAQEWEQRAMLAVREGRDDLAKQALLRQQEHTERALNLEATWNRQAGETEKLKGSLRQLNDKIEEAKRKKNLLIAKQKRAQAQKRIHETMAGLSDRSAFDAFERVAERIEDSERHLLASQEVTEALTGDTLETDFAQLQIGDDVETRLLALKRDMGLLAPGDESEQRQISSGNGLVEEAEEDDGSDVTLDDTVMEAELEEEGA